The segment aaaacaaaaacagacagtagTCGTCAAATTCATCATCAGAATGCTAGCTGACATTCAGTCGGGTTTATTGCCTTGAAATATTAAACTGCCGATATCACGAGGAGAATAGAGACAACGCAGCCGCTGTCAGGAGAAGTGACGTTTCTGCTCGAGAGCGCGAACGACGCACAAGTCGGAGAACTCGGCGCGTCAGCTGGGGACGTTATCGACGTTTGGTCAGCAGCTTCTGAGCCCGTTTTCCTCGCAATGTCCTTCTCATTCCAACAACAGAATCTGAGAATGAGGTTTGGTAAGATGTTTGAAACGTAGAGTGTCACAGCTCTTCGATGCTGCCGAGTTTCCAAAATGTGTTTAGAAATGTGCAGCTGATGAACTGGACTATTGatcggttagggttaggattatgGGTGAAGTAAGGCTTTAAGACTGGCTGCGGTGCTGAAAAGTGAAGGTACTTCATGCTGATAGTGGTTTCCTCCCTGCTGGGTAAGACTGGCTCAAGACAACTAGAAACTGGTAGGACTATTTGCTGCGTGTAACGTTCACAAACTAGGGATTCAGGCGGTTTATCTTAACTCTGTGGCGTTTCCGCttcttggtttggtttggccaGGGGAGAACAAAACCATTCAATCTCTGAGGCACCAAATATCAACATGGAGACGCCTGGAGAACAAGTGGCATTCACTGGGAGTGAGAATCTAGTCTAAACCAAACCAactcaaagacaaaaacaacccaCCAATGCTTTAAGGCTTACCTTCACAAAAAGAACTAAGAACAAATTAAGATAGAGCGAGTTGAAATGtctcctttgaaaaaaaaaaaaagaaactagaCTTTAGACCAAAGAAAACGAATGGAAGGCGTCATCGCACATTCACTCCACTGCTGCACTTCTCACTCCGAGCTACAACTGCAAAAGGTCTGTCCTGGGTGCTGTTTTCAGAGGAGAGCCTGAGCGGTCGGgttaaaaatacacactgaaaatgtgcaaaagctCTAAACCACCATCTCTGTCCTCTGGAAAAACGTCCTCACTGTCTCAAACGACGCTAACAGACGGCAGCTGTTCCCGAGACGCCATGCCGCCGCTTACTGGTGTAGAATCTGCTGGtttggaaacaaaaaaagaaaaaaaagaaatccaaaataaataaatatatgaaccaaaaaacaaaacaggggtTGCGGAACATCTGGATCTGTTCGAGAACCTGTTGGTTCCGTGTCCTGGAACAGCGTTTGtcaacctttttggtgtcaTGGATCCCAAAATCGGATGCACATCAGGCCGCGGACCCGGACGGATGGAGCCCCGGGGGATCCTCGTCCTCGgtaagatttagttattccagAACTGTCTGTGCTGTAGATTAGCAGATTAACAGCGAAGAGAGTGACAGAACAGTCACTCTTAGGTTCTCAGGTTGAAAACTACGGTTCTAGACCACGGTGGACTTTGAAAGGTGTCGTTTACAATCTGTTTTTGTCCCctgttaataaataaaaataataataacaataataatagtaatcatttaaaaaaaaaaaaaaaaaaaaaaccctgcaggaTCTTCTGGTGATTCAAACAAGAGGCACTTCAGACGCCTAATATTCCTTCATGATCAGTATAATAAATTTGACCATTTACACTAATTGTGCCATTAAtaaatttattaattcattcactATAGTAAATATATTAGAATTACTTTTCTACACAAGCCACAAGTAGTTTTAAGGTGAATGTCTTTAAATGGatggagaaaatgtttttatccCCAACttaatatgcaaatttagaGGGAGGGGGAGTTCTATCTTTATCATGTATCTGATTGTATTGTTGTCATTGTATTCATAGACCGTCACCGTGGCAACATCATGTGTCTCACACACCATGTACCACAGAGccgagaccaaaaaaaaaaaaaaaaaaacttcctcatCAATCATCTGTCATTCATCAGTGTGAATTATCGAGAGCCTTCAGAACTGTCACAGAGCCGGTGCCTCCTGCGTCTTAGAACCTCCAGGACGGTTCCAGAGCCTTTCGCGCCGCGCGTTCTACAAcgaggagaaaacagagacgACTGCGCCTGGTGTTCTCCTGAAGACACTGATCTGAAACCTCCAGAGCGGCTGTAAcacatgagaaaataaaacgGTTGctgctgtccttttttttttttatttgtttgtttgttgaaggAGACAGTGTTCCAGAACCTTCAGAACCGACGGGGAACCCGCGCACGCACGCGTCCCGTGTTTCTAGAACATGGTGGACTTGATGTCCTGGCTGAAGAAGGTCCCGAAGTTGAGGTCGCGGGacatcagctcctcctccacgtTCTCCAGGGCCCACTTGTGTTCCACGATCTCCAGTGCCTCCCACTcgctctgaaacacacacacacacacacacacacacacacacacacacacacacacacacacacacgtcagcccCGGCGATACACAGCGtctctgtgtgtcctgtttaaatgttttgctgagcaacacatttaaacatcagctagaagtctaaaaaaaaataaaatttaaaaacacccCCTCTAAAGAGCAGGGGTCCTACTGTACACAATTACAATTTCAAAGCTGTAATCGATCACACTtgtcaaataatccggattttaggggcaaacgtgcttgggcgctccttacacttgtgaaacagacggaattagagaaaaaaagtccTGTTACCCTCTGTAGTTTAGGCAGATAAAGGTCTCAGTcacatttgagtaaaataatcttatttctataaatgtcatataatctttttaaaaagatattttattttcacggaCCCCTTGCAATTACACCACGGACCATTAGGGGTCCCCGGTTGAGAAACGCTGTGTTAgaccacagaaaacaaagtccaaaaagaaaaatgtgccaTGTGTACATGAGGACAGTGTGCGTGCTGTTATTCTCATTTAGGAACAAATCGCTCCTAATAGGCCTCAGCGATATACTGATATCTTATCAATATGAAACTAGATGTCGTCTGGGGTTTGAGATATCATAATATCGTGATGTCACATAAGTGATGTCTATTCCTGGTTTTTAAGGCTGCATGACAGTGAAAAAATGCAGTTCACTGAGCTGAACAGATAATCACAAGTAATGTCTACGTGTAATCTGTAAAATAACTCATGGAAAATAAATTCTTCTACATGATGTTTTCTGTTattcaaagacaaaaaataaataatgtgcgTATGAATCACAGTAAAGTGATGATACGGTTACAAGTTTGTCTTAaaccttttgttgttttaccTTGAAAGCCTTGTTGGGGTCAGGGGGCATCGCCATGGCAGCACCTGTCATCTGGTCCTGCATGATCCGTGATTGGTCGGCAGCTGGGAATAATAAACAGTTTTAATAAAGTGGGATATGATGATATACAGCGAAATTCAATATATCGCATCAAAACAAGCGGCGATACATATCAGGGAACAGAGAAATGAACAGTGATATCAGCTCCGTTTTATTGTGCTGCAGTCTTCAGAAATGACCACAGAAATGCAGAAGGTTAcgtttctgctgtttacactgtttattctgttatttacactgtttattctgttgtttacactgtatattctgttatttacactgtttattctgttatttacactgtttattctgttatttacactgtttattctgttgtttacactgtttattctgttttatgtatttattctctattgcactcattattatttagctcttgtttttttagcactagttatatagattatattttaattatttaaactgccccacaattccatctctgttgtaatccggaagccaagcaacgacattttgttgccaaaatctcaccgctgtgtttttttgtgcaatgacaataaagaaagtctaagtctaagtcagAGATTTAGACCAGGAGATGACAACAGACAAACTGACAGGTAAACTGACTCCCACATTGCAAGGAGTCATTTGGCTgtttaaaaaacacttttttaaaaaagtaatgcattacttagTTACTCCCTGTGGAAAGTAATTTGCTACACTACTTGTAATATTACTTGTGCATTACTCGGCCTGAGATTCATCGTCACGTAACTGCCAGttaaaaatataatgttaaaCCTTACACTGaccaacctgctgctgtaacacaagaaatTTACAATTTGGGGTCAATCAAGtacgtccatccatccattgctccctccttccctctacAAGGCTGTGGTGGAGATACGAGGTTTGTGCAGACTCACCGTTGTCCTGTCCCAGTATGAGGCTGTACATGCTCCTCAAGCCAAACACGTTCAGGAAGTACCAGGACGCCGAGCTCACCCTGCAAAcagccaaacacaacaacaccatGAAACACCTGTCTTTCTGCACGGTTCTGCTTCATTTAACAGCCacatgagagacagacaggggagacagacagacagacagacaggtggctgATACTGTACCAGGAGGCGTCCAGCGACAGCAGCTCGATGCCTCTCTGCAACATGGGCTTGAACCTCAGCGTGAGCGGGAACGGCACCTTGGCTGCAGCGAGGAGATGGTGAGACAGGACCGCTCGCACTCTCAGCATTTCACCATACGTACTTTGTAACTCCATGTTTATTATCTTACGTAATTATACATCGATATATACTCTATTATATTATGAAAGTGTTTCCCATAATGCATGCCAGTCTCGGCTGGCTGGATGTTAAGAACAGAATGTCATATTTGTTGATGGTATTTCTTCGAAATATTATAACAATGAAAATGCCACTTATATTTTACAGGAAATTATCCTTTAGTTCAGAGATACATAACTACTCAACTCGACATGCTGCGggaggttattttattttacccagGACACTCTCTCAACGTACGGTATTATACAGAGCTATAAAGGAGTGGAATGCCCTTCCCAGTTATGTTACACTACAAAGAAACAGGGTCAGTTTTAAAGTGAAACTAAGAGATTATTATTTAGATCATAATTTTGATCAGTAGTGTAGATTTGGAAATTGGGTCCTGGCATCTTCGTATGACGTGATATACAGCAAttgccttgttttattttgtattgattcAATGTAAGAGCGGGTAATGTTCATGCTTGGTGTTCATCTaggatgttttgtgtgtatgtgtatgtattaaGTATGTGTCTTGTGTATGTGCTCCTGTTTTTTATATGTTAAGTATGTGTGGTATACAGTGGGTTTGTATTGTCacttatgaaaatgaaaagaccccaggaagaatagctgatGCTCTGCAAAAGCTAATGGGGATCTtaataaacttaaacttaaactcAACCAAGGCTGACAGTCTCTGCCACCCTTTCCCGGGCTTCAGGGACTGACACATggaaacagcattaaaaattatacattatgaGTATCCATCTGTCTTATATGTACATATTCTACAGGTACATATAAAATGCCGGTGGAGGTTTTCTGTTTGGATGCTTGACAGCTGGAGGACTCACTGATGACGAATCCCGAGAAGGCCCAGTTGATCCAGCCGCCGATCAGAATCATGGGCAGCACGTTGGTCAGGTTGCCCTTCATCATGTCTGTCAGCATGCTGGTGTCTGCAAGCGACAGGCCACACGGCTCACACCTCATCTACATCACACACGCTCCCTGTCCAGCCAGCTGCTTAAACCCAGGACCGGGGCTGCAGGGGGCCCCAACGGGTCCACTAAATTTCCAAAAACTTTCTTTAACCTTTCCAAAGGAAGTTAAGCTGGGGAATTTCGCAAATATTCCAAGttggaattaacaggaatttacaAAAATCAATAGGAATTAACTGGAAATTTGGGATAACTTACTAACTGTatcatatacaaacataaatacagggtgacccaaaaaaacgggaatctttgaagtgcgtattggcagacatgagcaagtggcagcacaatttttaaaaaaatgaatattccatcattgtttcttaaatggcatgttttaaggtttcaattactatgaataaattatttttcttccatcactcttggtttt is part of the Myripristis murdjan chromosome 7, fMyrMur1.1, whole genome shotgun sequence genome and harbors:
- the LOC115362297 gene encoding ER membrane protein complex subunit 3-like; its protein translation is MAGPELLLDSSIRMWVVLPIVFITFFVGIIRHYVTQLLHSDKKVDLEQVSDSQVLLRSRILRENGKYIPRQSFAMRKHYFNNAETGFFKKVKRKVIPKNPMTDTSMLTDMMKGNLTNVLPMILIGGWINWAFSGFVITKVPFPLTLRFKPMLQRGIELLSLDASWVSSASWYFLNVFGLRSMYSLILGQDNAADQSRIMQDQMTGAAMAMPPDPNKAFKSEWEALEIVEHKWALENVEEELMSRDLNFGTFFSQDIKSTMF